Proteins encoded by one window of Paenibacillus sp. DCT19:
- the serS gene encoding serine--tRNA ligase, with the protein MLEMKWIRAHAEEVQAAADGKKININIQELLERDEERRALLQEIEEGRRVRNALSADIGRMMQAGQREQAEGLRSEVKQRNEQLEQLKVKLEAIQEEFTRMQWLVPNVVSPDTPVGTSDADNVELRRVGEIPTFEYSMKDHVELGEMHDLIDIVRGVKIGGTRSYVLKGAGALLHRAVQQLALDLLLKQGFTPLEVPLMVREDALLNTGFFPTGRDQVYELTGENKWLVGTSEVPLVSYYADEVVNVEQPVKLAAVSTCFRSEVGSGGRDVRGLYRVHQFAKVEQVILCAPDAAESERMLQEITGHAEQLLQLLELPYRVVAVCTGDMGQKTYKQYDIETWMPSREAYGETHSSSNLHDFQARRSNIRCRDAEGKLVYCHTLNNTAVASPRILIPLLENHQQADGSIRIPDALQPYMGGAEFIALPHLAEEE; encoded by the coding sequence ATGCTTGAAATGAAGTGGATCAGAGCGCATGCAGAAGAGGTGCAGGCGGCGGCAGATGGAAAGAAAATCAATATTAACATTCAAGAACTGTTAGAGCGAGACGAGGAACGCAGAGCGTTATTGCAGGAAATTGAAGAAGGACGCAGAGTGCGTAACGCGTTGTCGGCAGATATTGGCAGGATGATGCAAGCAGGTCAGCGTGAGCAGGCAGAGGGGCTGCGAAGCGAGGTAAAACAACGGAATGAGCAGTTGGAACAGCTCAAAGTTAAGCTTGAAGCGATTCAAGAGGAATTTACGCGTATGCAGTGGCTCGTGCCCAATGTTGTATCGCCAGACACACCTGTAGGTACTTCGGATGCGGACAATGTAGAGCTACGCCGTGTGGGTGAAATCCCGACTTTTGAGTATAGCATGAAGGATCATGTGGAATTGGGCGAGATGCATGACCTAATTGACATTGTGCGTGGGGTGAAAATCGGTGGAACACGCAGCTATGTGCTAAAGGGAGCAGGGGCACTACTTCACCGCGCCGTGCAACAGCTTGCGCTCGATCTGCTCTTGAAGCAGGGATTCACACCGCTAGAGGTGCCGCTCATGGTAAGGGAAGATGCTCTACTCAACACAGGGTTTTTCCCAACAGGACGAGATCAAGTGTATGAGCTTACCGGTGAGAACAAGTGGCTGGTCGGTACTTCGGAGGTTCCGCTCGTGTCCTATTATGCAGATGAAGTTGTGAATGTGGAACAACCTGTGAAGCTGGCTGCTGTATCGACGTGCTTCCGCAGTGAGGTGGGATCGGGAGGACGGGACGTGCGCGGATTGTATCGTGTACACCAATTTGCCAAGGTGGAGCAGGTGATTCTCTGCGCTCCAGATGCGGCAGAGTCGGAACGGATGTTACAGGAGATTACAGGACACGCTGAGCAATTGCTGCAACTGTTAGAGCTTCCTTATCGTGTTGTAGCGGTATGTACCGGGGATATGGGGCAGAAGACGTATAAGCAGTATGATATTGAGACATGGATGCCTAGCCGGGAAGCGTACGGTGAGACACATTCTTCGTCGAATCTGCATGACTTCCAAGCACGTCGTTCGAATATTCGTTGTCGTGATGCAGAAGGGAAGCTGGTATATTGCCATACCCTAAACAATACAGCTGTGGCTTCGCCTCGTATTCTCATTCCGTTGCTGGAGAATCATCAGCAGGCTGATGGAAGCATTCGAATTCCGGATGCGCTCCAGCCATATATGGGCGGGGCTGAGTTTATTGCACTGCCACATCTAGCGGAAGAAGAGTAA
- a CDS encoding LysR family transcriptional regulator has translation MELRQLNTFCTVATTLNFTRAAEVLSYVPSNVTMQIKALEDELGVRLFDRLGKQLALTTAGKRFLTHAQGILEKMDEARSVVHDNEKLSGTLTISANEVICSYRLPPVFQRFRSQHPGVRLIFRSVPNQELKQTLFEGTTDIVYMLDEPIRSKGLVVESLVEENFRLLAAPDHPLVKRAVLQLEDFHEEVFLTNEKGCPYRTMFDRSFEKEGMDSITYLEFQSAEAIKQCAISGIGIGFLPEIVVQAEVERGELVVLPWQIPDLQVHTQMLWHKDKWLSPIMLSFIEATRDVFRSQMKEEEV, from the coding sequence ATGGAATTGCGTCAACTGAATACGTTTTGCACGGTTGCAACAACTTTGAATTTCACACGTGCAGCAGAAGTGCTGAGCTACGTTCCTTCCAATGTCACGATGCAAATTAAAGCATTGGAAGATGAGTTGGGTGTGCGCCTCTTTGATCGGTTGGGTAAGCAACTCGCGCTCACAACTGCGGGGAAACGGTTTTTAACACACGCCCAAGGCATTCTTGAGAAAATGGACGAAGCTCGCAGTGTTGTTCATGATAATGAAAAACTAAGTGGTACCTTAACGATAAGTGCGAATGAGGTTATTTGCTCCTATCGGCTTCCGCCAGTTTTCCAAAGGTTTCGTTCGCAACATCCCGGCGTTCGTCTGATCTTTCGCTCCGTTCCGAATCAAGAACTTAAGCAAACGTTATTCGAGGGAACGACAGATATCGTGTATATGCTGGATGAACCTATTCGCTCAAAGGGACTTGTGGTTGAATCACTTGTGGAAGAAAATTTCCGTTTGTTAGCGGCTCCAGATCACCCTCTCGTTAAGCGAGCTGTGCTGCAGTTAGAAGATTTTCATGAAGAAGTATTCCTGACGAATGAAAAGGGGTGTCCATATCGAACGATGTTTGATCGTTCATTTGAGAAAGAGGGCATGGATAGCATCACATATCTGGAGTTTCAAAGTGCTGAAGCCATTAAACAATGTGCGATCTCAGGCATAGGTATCGGATTTCTTCCCGAAATCGTCGTGCAAGCTGAAGTTGAGCGCGGGGAACTTGTTGTTCTTCCATGGCAAATTCCGGACTTACAGGTGCACACACAAATGTTGTGGCATAAGGACAAGTGGCTTTCACCGATCATGCTATCTTTTATTGAAGCAACAAGAGATGTTTTTCGTTCACAGATGAAGGAAGAAGAAGTATAG
- a CDS encoding DUF2785 domain-containing protein, with protein MEAAALKEQLQLFRRNDTSPSDIENPYEVAWHMLRHIGNTDPVLRDELIYVTFATWIAHGVFSADQLREILHIAIDDEHLFYRLGEQGTDSVFTRTFSVLLLPPILSMDRQSPFLNKTDIDRVQERLVAYLKEEKDIRGYVEDKGWAHAPAHGADAAEDLAQSSDIDRSGLKELMAALAVKIMESSTVYIYDEDQRIAHAVVAILRRNLLELSEITSWIDSLQRSDSRGIQTLQETSQQAMNVRVFLQTLYFMIRTEEAEPFTFVRHEMIKVIDKARL; from the coding sequence ATGGAAGCTGCAGCGCTGAAAGAACAGTTGCAACTTTTCCGGAGGAACGATACATCGCCTTCTGATATTGAGAACCCATATGAAGTGGCATGGCATATGTTACGACATATTGGCAACACCGATCCGGTTCTGCGGGACGAACTGATCTATGTTACGTTTGCAACTTGGATTGCGCATGGTGTGTTCTCTGCTGACCAGCTGAGAGAAATATTGCATATAGCGATAGATGATGAGCATCTCTTCTATCGTCTGGGCGAGCAGGGGACGGACAGTGTGTTTACAAGAACATTTTCGGTGTTGTTATTGCCCCCTATTCTTAGCATGGATCGGCAAAGTCCTTTTCTAAACAAAACAGATATCGATCGTGTACAGGAACGTTTGGTTGCGTACTTGAAGGAAGAGAAGGATATTCGAGGGTACGTCGAGGATAAGGGATGGGCACATGCTCCAGCTCATGGTGCAGATGCCGCCGAGGATCTCGCGCAATCGTCTGATATCGATCGATCTGGCTTAAAGGAGCTAATGGCAGCACTCGCTGTGAAAATAATGGAGTCTAGTACAGTGTACATCTATGATGAGGATCAGCGAATTGCGCATGCCGTCGTAGCGATTCTCCGCCGTAACCTGTTGGAGCTAAGCGAAATTACGAGTTGGATCGATTCTCTTCAACGTTCAGATTCTAGGGGAATCCAGACACTGCAAGAGACCAGCCAGCAGGCGATGAATGTACGAGTCTTTCTGCAAACTCTATATTTTATGATCCGTACAGAAGAGGCAGAGCCGTTTACATTTGTTCGTCACGAAATGATAAAGGTTATTGATAAAGCTCGCCTTTGA
- a CDS encoding HIT family protein yields the protein MTASFSHRPEGYECPFCCIWGIAGSNQGTKQRDIIYQNEKVTAFIASKWWPNNKGHVLIIPNQHFENIFDLTAVYAAAIHRVAQLTALAMKNTYGCDGISTRQHNEPAGNQDVWHYHLHVYPRYADDQLYLSQGANSDPEERALYADKLRSWIDENS from the coding sequence ATGACAGCATCATTCTCACATAGACCCGAAGGATACGAATGTCCATTTTGTTGTATATGGGGTATCGCTGGGTCTAATCAGGGAACGAAACAAAGGGATATCATCTATCAGAACGAAAAGGTAACGGCATTTATAGCGAGTAAATGGTGGCCCAACAATAAGGGGCATGTGCTTATCATTCCTAATCAACACTTTGAAAATATCTTTGACCTTACTGCCGTTTATGCTGCTGCAATCCACCGCGTGGCTCAGCTTACAGCACTTGCCATGAAGAATACATATGGATGTGATGGGATTTCTACGCGGCAACATAATGAACCTGCTGGCAATCAAGACGTATGGCATTATCACCTGCATGTCTACCCTAGATATGCGGACGATCAATTGTATCTATCACAAGGTGCTAATTCTGATCCAGAAGAACGTGCTCTTTATGCTGACAAGCTGCGTTCTTGGATCGATGAAAACTCGTAG
- a CDS encoding Ig-like domain-containing protein yields the protein MISMKQALRGALALVLVFGVLAPTLVFAATGDVTSIEITNESPQKMSVSETATLQVMAVIEGFDNKQDVTEGVTWSTSNAAVVTIAKGKVKAVSAGEATIFAQLDGAKAQLVVQVQDKIKSIKASPTSYSFVKGSEGTLPKVTITRANGKSEDVTSEIVWTVSSSSAVLEDGKIRGITPGRVLLQGKYGSTTVKVPVAITDVITKIDVTPKALQLNIKKSKALKVVGTYANGKTINLSKQVIWTSSNNGVATVKNGTVKTLTEGQATLTGTYQDQTITVEVTVVPLLKKLITGQKKLVLSPQGSTTLSLMAQYDTGKMTVVTNSAVWTSTKPGVATVTNGKIQAVSKGKTSIVAKWGNKKVSIPVTVK from the coding sequence ATGATTAGTATGAAACAGGCACTTCGCGGAGCACTCGCTCTAGTTCTTGTATTCGGGGTGCTAGCACCAACACTAGTCTTTGCCGCCACAGGAGATGTCACTTCGATTGAGATCACCAATGAGAGCCCGCAGAAAATGAGTGTATCTGAGACGGCTACGCTTCAGGTTATGGCCGTCATTGAAGGTTTTGATAATAAACAGGATGTGACAGAGGGAGTTACGTGGTCAACCAGCAATGCAGCCGTTGTAACGATTGCAAAGGGGAAAGTGAAGGCTGTATCAGCCGGAGAAGCAACGATCTTTGCACAGCTCGATGGAGCGAAGGCTCAATTGGTTGTTCAGGTTCAGGATAAGATTAAGAGCATCAAGGCTTCGCCTACCTCCTATAGTTTTGTCAAAGGTAGTGAAGGTACACTGCCGAAAGTAACGATTACCCGTGCGAATGGCAAGTCAGAAGACGTCACTTCGGAGATTGTATGGACAGTTTCCAGCTCGTCGGCTGTGTTGGAAGACGGGAAGATCAGAGGTATTACACCTGGTCGCGTATTATTACAAGGGAAGTACGGTTCAACAACGGTGAAAGTACCGGTTGCCATCACGGATGTGATTACGAAGATCGATGTAACACCGAAGGCATTACAGCTCAACATCAAGAAGTCGAAGGCATTGAAAGTAGTTGGTACATATGCGAATGGCAAAACAATCAATCTTTCGAAACAGGTGATCTGGACCTCTTCTAATAATGGTGTAGCTACAGTTAAAAATGGTACCGTTAAGACGTTGACTGAAGGACAAGCAACCTTGACAGGAACGTATCAAGATCAGACAATCACTGTAGAGGTTACTGTCGTACCTTTGCTCAAAAAATTGATTACAGGGCAGAAAAAACTGGTGTTATCTCCGCAAGGAAGCACGACACTCAGCTTGATGGCTCAGTATGATACGGGCAAAATGACTGTCGTAACCAACAGTGCAGTATGGACCAGCACTAAGCCTGGTGTAGCGACGGTTACAAACGGGAAGATTCAAGCGGTATCCAAGGGCAAAACCTCCATTGTAGCAAAATGGGGAAACAAAAAAGTGAGCATACCTGTTACGGTAAAATAA
- a CDS encoding alpha/beta fold hydrolase, with translation MDYEIYNLGDVLLQSGVTLPNAFLAYKTYGKLNEQKDNVIVYPTAFGDQHIQNEWLIGSGMALDPEKYFIIVPNLLGNGLSSSPSNTPPPFDRANFPQVTIYDNVQFQHQLLTDKFGIQKVALVVGWSMGGIQAFQWGASYPEMVERIAPFGGIAKPWPHTYVVLEGVKSSLLSAVGFDSSKLNQLTSTDMRAVGRVYAGWGLSHAFYREELYREMGFDTLEDFVAGVWENSFMNMDPHNVLTMLWTGQHADISANPSYNGDFERALKSIQALAFIMPGSTDLFCTADDNEYEAARIPHATFNPIPSIWGHFAGRGINSADNQFIDDNLKHLLSLSTNK, from the coding sequence ATGGACTATGAAATTTATAATTTGGGTGATGTACTTTTACAATCAGGAGTGACGTTACCAAATGCCTTTCTTGCTTATAAAACATACGGAAAATTAAATGAACAAAAGGATAATGTTATTGTCTATCCAACGGCTTTTGGAGATCAGCATATTCAGAATGAATGGCTCATTGGCAGCGGGATGGCACTCGATCCCGAGAAATACTTTATTATCGTTCCCAATTTGCTGGGCAATGGGCTATCTTCGTCTCCAAGTAATACGCCGCCTCCATTCGATCGGGCTAACTTCCCACAGGTAACCATTTATGACAACGTTCAATTCCAGCACCAGCTGCTGACTGACAAATTCGGTATTCAAAAAGTTGCTCTTGTCGTTGGGTGGTCCATGGGCGGCATTCAGGCATTTCAATGGGGTGCAAGTTACCCGGAGATGGTCGAACGAATTGCACCTTTCGGAGGCATCGCCAAACCTTGGCCTCACACATATGTGGTGCTGGAAGGGGTAAAATCTTCACTGCTATCTGCCGTTGGCTTCGACTCAAGCAAACTAAACCAGCTAACCTCTACAGACATGCGTGCCGTTGGTCGGGTGTATGCAGGATGGGGACTATCCCATGCATTTTATAGAGAAGAGCTTTATCGTGAGATGGGATTTGACACATTGGAGGATTTTGTAGCTGGTGTCTGGGAAAATAGCTTTATGAATATGGATCCGCATAATGTTCTGACCATGTTATGGACAGGTCAGCATGCAGATATTAGTGCCAACCCTTCCTATAACGGAGATTTTGAACGAGCGCTTAAGAGTATACAAGCCCTTGCCTTCATCATGCCAGGGAGCACCGATCTCTTCTGTACAGCAGACGATAATGAATATGAGGCTGCACGTATCCCTCATGCTACCTTTAACCCGATCCCATCCATCTGGGGTCACTTTGCCGGTCGCGGCATCAACAGTGCCGACAATCAATTTATCGATGATAATCTGAAACACTTGTTGTCGCTTAGCACAAACAAATAG
- a CDS encoding helix-turn-helix domain-containing protein, which translates to MKWIQPLQTAIQYIEDHLLEDMTIEQIAAETNLSLFHFQRTFSLLADVTIAEYIRRRRLILAAYELLQSDGKIIDLAFKYGYDTPESFSKAFRRQHGFPLVKPVEIRFQSRRITAWLFSLA; encoded by the coding sequence ATGAAATGGATTCAGCCCTTACAAACAGCTATTCAATATATTGAAGATCATCTGCTTGAGGACATGACCATAGAACAAATTGCGGCTGAAACCAACCTGTCTCTCTTTCATTTTCAACGTACATTTTCCTTATTAGCTGATGTTACGATTGCAGAATATATTAGGCGGAGACGATTAATATTAGCAGCATATGAGCTTCTACAAAGCGATGGCAAAATCATTGATTTAGCGTTCAAGTACGGTTATGACACGCCGGAGTCATTTTCCAAAGCTTTTCGCAGACAACATGGCTTCCCCCTAGTGAAGCCCGTCGAAATAAGATTTCAATCAAGGCGTATAACCGCTTGGTTATTCAGCTTAGCTTAA
- a CDS encoding GNAT family N-acetyltransferase: MNVDKLFSESPEFETERLLLRRLTMNDVDEYFQFASDPRVSQQSLWNSHETVEDSVHYIQRVLDNYERRTVYIWAFVWKETGQLIGRGGIFDLNESMHSAELGYAISSLYWNQGVASEAMQPIVHYCFEELDCNRLGGRCNAGNIGSARVMEKIGMSYEGILRKQLKIKGVFTDQKIYSRIRDDL; this comes from the coding sequence ATGAATGTGGATAAGCTGTTTAGTGAATCCCCGGAATTTGAGACAGAGCGATTGTTACTAAGACGTCTCACAATGAATGATGTTGATGAGTATTTCCAATTTGCTTCCGATCCACGTGTGAGTCAACAGAGCTTGTGGAACAGCCACGAGACGGTTGAGGACTCGGTTCATTATATTCAACGCGTCTTGGACAACTATGAGCGTAGAACAGTTTATATATGGGCTTTTGTTTGGAAAGAGACAGGTCAACTGATTGGTAGAGGCGGGATCTTTGATCTGAATGAGTCTATGCATAGTGCTGAGCTAGGATATGCTATATCTAGTTTATATTGGAATCAGGGTGTTGCATCTGAAGCGATGCAGCCGATTGTACATTATTGTTTTGAAGAGCTTGACTGCAATCGTCTAGGTGGTAGATGCAATGCAGGTAATATAGGATCTGCACGTGTGATGGAGAAGATTGGCATGTCATATGAAGGAATACTGCGTAAGCAATTGAAAATCAAAGGTGTCTTCACCGATCAGAAAATATACTCCCGCATTCGGGATGATCTATAA
- a CDS encoding DUF2809 domain-containing protein, producing the protein MRSRLVYFIATIITMGLGLASRHYGDQLPKWVSEHAGDALWAGMIYFGVRMVWLRRSKVWTAMISLLFCWMIEFSQLIQTPWLIEIRSTLLGALILGHGFLVVDLIRYAAGILCVYMLDRYFPSNINRM; encoded by the coding sequence ATGAGAAGCAGACTTGTCTATTTCATAGCAACGATCATCACGATGGGACTAGGTCTTGCTTCGCGTCATTATGGAGATCAGTTACCCAAGTGGGTGAGTGAACATGCAGGAGATGCACTGTGGGCAGGCATGATTTATTTTGGTGTACGCATGGTATGGCTTAGGCGTAGTAAAGTATGGACAGCGATGATTAGTTTGCTGTTCTGCTGGATGATCGAATTCTCACAATTGATTCAGACACCATGGTTGATTGAGATTCGTTCAACGTTGTTAGGTGCACTTATTTTGGGCCATGGTTTCCTTGTGGTTGATCTCATTCGTTATGCTGCTGGAATTCTGTGTGTGTATATGTTGGATCGTTATTTCCCGAGCAATATCAATCGCATGTAA
- a CDS encoding aldo/keto reductase: MRYRKLGNTGIDIPVIGQGTWKFGEDPRKERDEVKALRHGIQHGLTLIDTAEEYGDGGAEKVVGRAIHDVRSKVFLVTKVSAKHCSYQGVLRAAEESLDRLRTDYIDLYLQHWPSPHYKVAETMEAMSELVSRGIVKHVGVSNFTLDLMKEAQYHLGEIPLVCNQLAYHLHDRRIEKEILPFSIENSVTIMGYSPFGFAPSKFGNKGFPQVGSAERKILDTIGDNYGVTAYQVAMNWILRQEGIVTIPKAASIQHINDNLRALDWELEEADLAKIEKSFPLMG, translated from the coding sequence ATGCGATATCGTAAGCTAGGGAATACAGGGATAGACATTCCGGTGATTGGTCAAGGGACGTGGAAGTTTGGTGAAGATCCGAGGAAAGAAAGAGATGAAGTGAAGGCATTGCGTCATGGCATCCAACATGGACTTACCCTAATTGATACTGCAGAAGAGTACGGAGATGGGGGTGCCGAGAAAGTGGTTGGTCGTGCCATTCATGATGTCAGAAGTAAGGTATTCCTAGTCACTAAAGTATCAGCCAAGCATTGTTCTTATCAAGGTGTGCTTAGAGCGGCAGAGGAAAGTTTAGATCGTTTGAGAACGGATTACATAGATCTTTATTTGCAGCATTGGCCAAGCCCACACTACAAAGTTGCTGAGACGATGGAGGCTATGTCGGAACTCGTGAGTAGAGGAATAGTCAAACATGTAGGTGTTAGTAATTTTACGCTCGATTTGATGAAAGAGGCACAGTACCATTTAGGCGAAATACCGTTGGTATGTAATCAATTAGCTTATCATTTACATGATCGAAGAATTGAGAAGGAAATACTACCTTTTTCTATAGAGAACAGTGTAACCATTATGGGATATTCACCTTTTGGTTTTGCTCCATCTAAATTTGGTAATAAAGGATTCCCACAAGTGGGTTCCGCAGAGAGAAAGATACTCGATACCATCGGAGATAACTATGGCGTAACCGCATATCAGGTTGCAATGAACTGGATTTTAAGGCAGGAAGGTATAGTTACCATCCCCAAAGCGGCGAGTATACAGCATATAAATGATAATTTGAGAGCTCTAGATTGGGAGTTAGAGGAGGCGGACTTAGCAAAAATCGAGAAATCCTTTCCGCTGATGGGCTAG
- a CDS encoding histidine phosphatase family protein encodes MTQLTLIRHGSTAWNKEKRSQGQTDNPLDQEGREQAVLLAARLSTDSWDAIYASDLERASETARIIGDRLGIKEIHLDPRLREMGGGQVEGTTEEERVSRWGADWSSLELGRETADAGTSRGMEVIEEICRKHPHDRVLVVSHGAILRNTLRGLLPELDVSVKLSNTSVTRIEKNTEAWGCELYNCSVHLNTSEGTR; translated from the coding sequence ATGACACAATTAACTCTAATTCGCCATGGGAGTACGGCTTGGAATAAAGAGAAGCGATCACAGGGACAGACGGACAATCCGCTGGATCAAGAAGGCAGAGAACAGGCGGTATTGCTTGCCGCAAGGCTTAGCACAGATTCATGGGATGCGATCTACGCCAGTGATCTGGAACGTGCCAGTGAGACAGCCCGAATCATCGGTGATCGACTAGGTATCAAGGAGATTCATCTCGATCCACGTCTACGTGAAATGGGCGGAGGTCAGGTTGAAGGAACAACAGAAGAGGAGCGAGTGTCACGGTGGGGCGCAGATTGGAGCAGCCTAGAATTGGGGAGAGAGACAGCCGATGCGGGAACGTCACGTGGTATGGAGGTCATTGAAGAAATCTGCCGCAAGCATCCTCATGATCGAGTACTTGTCGTTAGTCACGGAGCGATACTCCGTAATACCCTTAGAGGATTGCTGCCTGAACTTGATGTAAGTGTTAAGCTGTCTAATACTTCGGTTACCCGCATCGAAAAGAACACAGAGGCTTGGGGTTGTGAGTTGTACAACTGCAGCGTGCATCTGAATACATCTGAAGGAACGCGATAG
- a CDS encoding GyrI-like domain-containing protein has protein sequence MNYKMVEHDEFSVVGIQQSFSYINGEHLSGISTMWQDAYHSGAEDRLFQLNNGLIQGILGVCVDQNEIHEKQMEYWIATSYDGEVPEGLSTLLIPASKWCVFEVQGPMPASMQALWKQIITEWFPSNPYEHAGIPEFEVYPGPNQPPQIWIPIK, from the coding sequence ATGAATTATAAGATGGTAGAACATGATGAATTTTCGGTGGTAGGAATCCAACAATCCTTTTCGTATATAAACGGGGAACACCTGTCTGGAATCTCTACGATGTGGCAAGATGCATATCACAGTGGAGCTGAGGATCGCTTGTTTCAATTAAATAACGGATTGATTCAAGGCATTCTTGGTGTCTGTGTGGATCAGAACGAGATTCATGAGAAACAAATGGAATACTGGATTGCTACCTCATACGATGGAGAAGTACCCGAAGGATTATCGACGCTTCTAATTCCCGCTTCCAAATGGTGCGTATTTGAAGTGCAAGGACCGATGCCGGCAAGTATGCAGGCTCTGTGGAAACAGATCATCACAGAATGGTTCCCCTCCAACCCTTATGAACATGCTGGTATTCCCGAATTCGAGGTCTACCCCGGTCCTAATCAACCACCTCAAATCTGGATACCCATTAAATGA
- the pxpB gene encoding 5-oxoprolinase subunit PxpB, with product MYLWIEEMLSPISESAIIIRCGDMISDEVHQRVMSVCSMLEQDHMHISGLIEAVPSFASVTLFYDPYLLMQHMSSSLDSTSTTIEIGGSYEHPRADTSATSPYIYLRNLLLSSLQELQSAAASKQARTVTIPVCYGGEFGPDLEYVGSVHALTPDEVIAIHTAGEYLVHMLGFAPGFPYLGGLSARIATPRRATPRLRVEAGTVGIGGEQTGIYPLAIPGGWQCIGRTPIALFRPDDNPPSLLTAGDRVRFTPISIQEYFEHQGAMS from the coding sequence ATGTATTTATGGATAGAAGAGATGTTGTCTCCGATCAGCGAGTCAGCAATCATTATACGTTGCGGTGATATGATCTCCGATGAGGTTCATCAACGGGTAATGTCCGTCTGCTCTATGCTAGAACAAGATCATATGCATATATCAGGATTAATAGAGGCTGTGCCGTCATTTGCATCGGTCACACTTTTCTACGACCCTTATCTTCTAATGCAACATATGTCTAGCAGTCTAGATTCTACATCTACGACAATAGAAATAGGTGGATCATACGAACACCCACGAGCCGATACATCAGCCACCTCCCCATACATATACTTGCGTAACCTCCTCCTCTCCTCTTTACAAGAATTACAATCGGCGGCAGCATCCAAACAAGCCAGAACGGTTACGATACCCGTATGTTATGGGGGAGAGTTTGGGCCGGATCTTGAATATGTAGGGTCAGTGCATGCATTAACGCCAGATGAGGTTATCGCTATTCATACAGCAGGTGAATATCTGGTGCATATGCTTGGATTCGCCCCGGGATTCCCCTATTTGGGGGGACTATCTGCGCGTATTGCCACACCAAGACGTGCAACGCCAAGACTTCGTGTGGAAGCTGGCACAGTTGGAATCGGCGGTGAGCAGACGGGCATATATCCACTCGCGATTCCTGGAGGCTGGCAGTGTATTGGGCGAACCCCAATCGCATTGTTTCGTCCAGATGACAATCCACCTAGTTTATTGACTGCTGGGGATCGGGTTCGCTTCACACCTATATCCATTCAAGAGTATTTCGAACATCAGGGGGCTATGTCATGA
- a CDS encoding DUF952 domain-containing protein: protein MIYSIISRSTWEQLSGESFYAPDSLNTDGFIHCSTKEQIPWVAGQYYEGRTDLLLLGINEKVLQAELVYEDLYNLNELFPHIYGQLNLDAVQKVLDFSPNEDGSFSFPE from the coding sequence ATGATCTACAGTATCATATCCCGCTCCACTTGGGAGCAACTATCGGGGGAGAGCTTCTATGCTCCTGACAGCTTGAATACAGATGGTTTCATTCATTGTTCTACGAAAGAGCAGATTCCGTGGGTAGCTGGGCAATATTATGAAGGACGTACCGATCTGCTCCTGCTTGGTATTAATGAGAAAGTATTACAGGCAGAGTTAGTATATGAGGATTTGTATAACTTAAACGAACTTTTCCCACATATCTATGGTCAGCTTAATCTGGATGCCGTGCAAAAGGTTCTCGATTTTAGCCCAAATGAAGATGGATCATTTTCTTTTCCGGAATAG